The following coding sequences are from one Panicum hallii strain FIL2 chromosome 5, PHallii_v3.1, whole genome shotgun sequence window:
- the LOC112893475 gene encoding uncharacterized protein LOC112893475 yields the protein MGCTTSHDAFAATVTSRARRASSSSSSRPRGRADPAALCRERVALIRAAADRRFALAAAHAAYFRSLAAVGDALRRFAAAALAPATPAPGSSPVLRLPPSPAKQVAAATASSLPPSPSSASTISSLSHSLSDDDHDIEEALHDAKHGRGGGSDKGLSSSTRHHHHYMRRSSTVPTVVYEDPSAQVQYTQAETSYGYGYGYAYPYGPYGEVVAGERPEPAPMQPGPPPSPPTAEVSPWDFFDPFTQYDQFVEGFSGGNQPTNSPNYAELRRMEGIPELEDEAELEAKAAAATSKPSTSGVADQIAKGKGPIADNAASNGNPSGGKLQRKGSEPAPGAKLQSKGPETAPGGNLQRKGSETAPDANAEAGKPVSRINSVPSNASSKSKEGGKNTASLRGTVSGDIDGSSTSGKKKDVAFDEEQSIRAEGGGDSHGKSVQSAVSSEPFSPLHHGTRDVREAMDEVKELFDEVVNCSTEVSRLLEVGKMPPRSTPRVLRYISSRVVDPIGLTVSTSSCLPKPHGRKSRASSSKASTSASPSAGRRNGIGHLSSTLEKLWVWETKLYQEIKDEEKLRMQYEKNYRRLKSLDERGAESSTIDSTRLTVRLLRSKISINVRTANAFSSKIQKIRDEELYPQLVDLIQRFRRLWKRVLECHEKQLLAIHDSKINQLKAMTLSQSGEASEASRELERELTKWYRCFNKWISSQRSCVEALNGWLKKWLPEAPEEDTADGVPPFSPGRLGAPPVFIISNDWFQAIEMVSKTDALRAIDHFSKLVHEFKKSLEEEQRQKRKADHASRDYNRKCEVLQGELGLSTMENPRYSHDDRVIYLERLRKRRDEERISHEKILTHAHVAASATLPIGLVPVLQQIASFFQKNQQVYMRIRIQGT from the exons ATGGGCTGCACTACCTCCCACGACGCCTTCGCCGCCACGGTCACCTCCAGGGCGCGCCgcgcctcctcttcctcctcgtcgCGCCCGCGGGGCCGCGCCGACCCCGCCGCGCTGTGCCGCGAGCGCGTGGCGCTCATCCGCGCCGCGGCCGACCGCCGgttcgcgctcgccgccgcgcacgccgccTACTTCCGCTCGCTCGCCGCCGTCGGGGACGCGCTCCGGCGCTTCGCCGCGGCCGCGCTCGCGCCGGCCACGCCCGCGCCCGGCTCCTCGCCGGTGCTCAGGCTCCCGCCTTCCCCCGCCAAGCAAGTCGCCGCGGCCACAGCGTCCAGCCTCCCGCCGTCCCCGTCCTCGGCGTCCACCATCTCGTCGCTCTCGCACTCCCTCTCCGACGACGACCACGACATCGAGGAGGCTCTCCATGACGCCAAACACggacgcggcggcggaagcGACAAGGGGTTGTCGTCGTCCACGAGGCACCACCACCACTACATGAGGAGGTCGTCCACCGTGCCCACCGTAGTGTACGAGGACCCCAGCGCCCAGGTCCAGTACACCCAAGCCGAGACCAGCTACGGATACGGCTACGGGTACGCGTACCCGTACGGGCCCTACGGCGAGGTGGTTGCCGGGGAGAGACCGGAGCCTGCGCCGATGCAGCCcggaccgccgccttcgccgccgaCCGCGGAGGTTTCTCCGTGGGATTTCTTTGACCCCTTCACGCAGTACGACCAGTTTGTGGAGGGCTTCTCTGGCGGGAATCAGCCAACCAACAGCCCCAACTACGCCGAGCTGAGGAGGATGGAGGGAATCCCGGAGcttgaggacgaggcggaattGGAggccaaggcggcggcggcgacatcGAAGCCATCGACTTCCGGGGTTGCTGACCAAATTGCGAAGGGGAAGGGACCAATTGCAGACAATGCCGCCTCAAATGGCAATCCTTCTGGCGGCAAGCTGCAGAGGAAGGGATCGGAACCAGCTCCTGGTGCCAAGCTACAGAGTAAGGGACCGGAGACAGCTCCTGGTGGCAATTTACAGAGGAAGGGATCGGAGACAGCTCCTGATGCCAATGCTGAGGCAGGGAAACCAGTTTCCAGGATCAACTCAGTGCCAAGCAATGCCAGCTCGAAGAGCAAGGAAGGGGGCAAGAACACGGCCAGCCTAAGGGGTACTGTTAGTGGCGACATTGATGGCAGCAGCACCAGTGGGAAGAAGAAAGATGTGGCCTTCGATGAGGAACAGTCCATCAGAGCAGAAGGAGGTGGTGATAGCCATGGCAAGTCAGTGCAGTCGGCGGTGAGCAGCGAGCCATTCTCGCCATTGCATCATGGGACGAGAGATGTCAGGGAAGCAATGGACGAGGTCAAGGAGCTGTTCGACGAGGTGGTAAACTGCAGCACAGAGGTCTCAAGGCTGCTGGAGGTGGGGAAAATGCCTCCCCGGAGCACCCCCAGAGTTCTTAGAT ACATCTCTTCCAGAGTGGTTGATCCTATAGGTCTTACCGTGTCAACATCGTCTTGCCTCCCAAAACCACATGGCAGGAAGTCAAGAGCATCAAGCAGCAAGGCGAGCACTTCAGCCTCGCCAAGTGCTGGTCGAAGAAATGGTATTGGCCACCTATCATCAACTCTGGAGAAGCTGTGGGTCTGGGAAACGAAGCTCTATCAGGAGATTAAG GATGAAGAGAAGCTACGGATGCAGTATGAGAAGAACTACAGGAGATTGAAATCTCTGGATGAACGAGGAGCTGAATCAAGTACAATCGATTCCACCCGGCTGACGGTAAGGCTTCTACGGTCCAAGATCAGCATCAACGTTAGAACTGCCAATGCCTTCTCGTCAAAGATACAGAAGATTCGAGATGAAGAACTTTACCCTCAACTGGTTGATCTCATCCAAAG GTTCAGAAGATTGTGGAAAAGGGTTCTGGAATGCCATGAGAAGCAGCTATTGGCCATACATGACAGCAAAATTAACCAGCTGAAGGCGATGACCCTAAGTCAATCTGGAGAGGCTTCAGAGGCCTCAAGGGAATTGGAGAGGGAGCTCACAAAATGGTATCGCTGTTTCAACAAGTGGATCAGCTCGCAAAGGTCTTGTGTTGAGGCACTGAATGGATGGCTCAAGAAATGGCTCCCTGAGGCGCCGGAGGAAGATACAGCCGATGGAGTCCCACCTTTCTCTCCAGGAAGGCTTGGCGCGCCACCTGTATTCATCATCTCAAATGATTGGTTCCAAGCGATTGAGATGGTCTCCAAGACTGACGCCCTGAGAGCAATCGACCATTTCTCTAAGCTTGTGCATGAATTCAAGAAGAGCCTGGAAGAAGAGCAACGTCAGAAGCGGAAGGCCGACCATGCTtccagagattacaacagaAAGTGCGAGGTTTTGCAGGGAGAACTTGGGCTGAGTACCATGGAGAACCCTCGCTACAGCCATGATGACCGTGTAATTTACCTGGAAAGGTTGAGGAAAAGAAGGGACGAGGAGAGGATCAGCCATGAAAAGATCCTAACTCATGCTCATGTTGCAGCCTCAGCCACTCTGCCGATTGGTTTGGTCCCTGTGCTGCAGCAGATCGCCAGCTTCTTTCAGAAAAACCAGCAGGTCTACATGCGAATCAGAATTCAAGGCACTTGA